In Gadus macrocephalus chromosome 4, ASM3116895v1, the following proteins share a genomic window:
- the LOC132456641 gene encoding LOW QUALITY PROTEIN: SLIT-ROBO Rho GTPase-activating protein 1-like (The sequence of the model RefSeq protein was modified relative to this genomic sequence to represent the inferred CDS: deleted 1 base in 1 codon): protein MSNSNKSKKDKEILAEYESQVKGYKADIADHQRLTFALNKCILFLSPLSAAGRKNSHSKHQDSTKAIPLLVESCIRYINLHGLQHQGIFRVSGSQVGVNDIKNSFERGNDPLIDEESSRDINSVAGVLKPYFRGLENPVFPTDRFNDLISCVRMENLYERAQCIRKIMLGVPRATLVVIRYLFAFLNHLSQYSDENMMDAGNLAIVFGPTLLPTPDSLDQVACQAHVNEVIKTVILHHDNIFPDTKELSGPVYEKCMTGDQYCESPFSEPGALEEAEPDGGTETQTSEEEGECVEAVARFEYSGRSARELSFQKGAVLQLFQRASHDWWEGRHNGNHGLVPHQYIVLKDRADVMSDTMSQTADSDGGGSSSTDDKRSRSELSSPTDLRPPETFNSHRRKRTDGLFRRPLGRSNDNHHHGNGGAMERSSPPVTGHFSPREMLLGRGQGMTPPLDSPERRRRSAAAAVTMMVSRHDSLRRPEDTPLRRSSSGQHSFTDALRSRALDPDAMAQDMEESVSMVLGELRQLERQGCRPAPDVVLDTLEQKSGSTSTSTSSSTNTTSSSTATTCSSESPSPHSTPSTPGTPGTPGTPSPLSPLSPMSPLPGPPPRPGNPSPDGMASFKPVAAAVPPPRMGVPLRPPALRPKPPVPPKSSTPPPPSPLDKSCTM from the exons GTTACAAGGCTGACATAGCTGACCACCAG CGTCTGACATTTGCATTGAACAAGTGTATTCTGTTCCTCTCCCCGCTGTCAGCCGCGGGACGCAAAAACTCCCACAGCAAACACCAG GATTCAACCAAAGCCATACCGTTGCTGGTGGAGAGCTGCATCCGATACATCAACCTGCACG gcCTCCAGCACCAGGGAATCTTCCGGGTGTCCGGGTCCCAGGTGGGAGTGAACGACATCAAGAACTCCTTcgagagag GTAACGACCCGCTGATTGACGAGGAGAGCAGCCGGGACATCAACTCTGTAGCGGGCGTTCTCAAGCCTTACTTCAGAGGCCTGGAGAACCCTGTCTTCCCCACGGACAGGTTTAACGACCTCATTTCCTGCGTCC GCATGGAGAACCTGTACGAGCGTGCGCAGTGCATCCGTAAGATCATGCTGGGCGTGCCCCGTGCCACGCTGGTGGTGATCCGCTACCTGTTCGCCTTCCTCAACCA cctctctcaGTACAGCGACGAAAACATGATGGACGCGGGGAACTTGGCCATCGTGTTCGGGCCCACGCTGCTGCCCACGCCCGACTCCCTCGACCAGGTGGCCTGCCAGGCGCACGTCAACGAGGTCATCAAGACCGTCATCCTGCACCACGACAACATCTTCCCCGACACGAAGGAGCTGTCCGGGCCCGTGTACGAGAAGTGCATGACCGGGGACCAGTACTG tgAGAGTCCGTTCAGTGAGCCCGGTGCCCTAGAGGAGGCGGAGCCTGACGGAGGCACCGAGACCCAAACCAGCGAAGAGG agggggagtgtgtggagGCGGTGGCGCGGTTCGAGTACTCGGGGCGGTCGGCCCGGGAGCTCTCCTTCCAGAAGGGCGCCGTGCTGCAGCTGTTCCAGCGCGCGTCACATGACTGGTGGGAGGGCCGGCACAACGGCAACCACGGACTGGTGCCGCACCAGTACATCGTGCTGAAGGACag GGCGGACGTCATGTCGGACACCATGAGTCAGACGGCGGACAgcgacggcggcggcagcagcagcacggacGACAAGCGGTCCCGGAGCGAGCTCAGCTCCCCCACCGACCTCCGGCCCCCGGAGACCTTCAACAG ccACCGGCGCAAGCGGACCGACGGCCTGTTCCGCCGGCCCCTGGGCCGCTCCAACGACAaccatcaccacggcaacgGCGGCGCGATGGAGCGCAGCTCGCCGCCCGTCACGGGCCACTTCAGCCCGCGGGAGATGCTgctggggcggggccaggggatGACCCCGCCCCTGGACAGCCccgagcggcggcggcggtcggcggcggcggccgtcaCCATGATGGTGAGCCGCCACGACTCGCTGCGGCGGCCCGAGGACACGCCCCTCCGGCGCTCCAGCAGCGGGCAGCACAGCTTCACCGACGCCCTGCGGTCCCGCGCCCTGGACCCCGACGCCATGGCCCAG GACATGGAGGAGTCGGTGAGCATGGTCCTGGGCGAGCTGCGGCAGCTGGAGCGCCAGGGCTGCCGGCCGGCCCCCGACGTGGTCCTGGACACCCTGGAGCAGAAGAgcggctccacctccacctccacctcctcctccaccaacaccacctcctcctccaccgccaccacctgctcctccgAGTCGCCCAGCCCccacagcacccccagcacGCCCGGCACCCCGGGGACCCCCGGGACCCCCAGCCCGCTCAGCCCTCTgagccccatgagcccgctgcccggcccgcccccccggcccggTAACCCCTCCCCCGACGGCATGGCGTCCTTCAAgcccgtggcggcggcggtgccccccccccgcatggGGGTTCCGCTGCGG CCCCCGGCCCTGAGGCCCAAGCCGCCCGTGCCGCCCAAGAGCAGcacccccccgccgccgtcgccgctgGACAAATCTTGCACCATGTGA
- the kics2 gene encoding KICSTOR subunit 2, producing MMTEAVREDELRPVPRERAILESFFTQLGMFSFDRAKDYVEKEKDTTKGAGAIWTALLAALAHLAAAEKAYYNMTFLGQKLGSQSFFSRKDSIRTTYTSLHNELRKVVAAVRPVQQGSAPCLEELLSHLSEQLCHFTQARTEMADLYEKMHSLAAQKSFDSEELLTPLEAVLQKYSSRFYHPILGRVEEGFQTEVDVVTQLLRCQAQVSEWRFLPALLSLHGAHSKLAAWGQRLQRQKETRKHLFGGQSQRSVPPPHLYLWLQGFQAALLAKFSFYFHEALGRQGTPADMRALTARASPDYHGKVAAFVRKHDASNVSLVFDNRGSESFQGHGYHHPHAYREAPKGVEQFPAVVSLPAGERPLTHWPNVIMMMSDRAAELNALDKAVHFYDDKVQSTYYLTRPEPHFTLVVIFDGRKSEKETHIAAFLQEIAGSLRNSKPFATLKPGSKG from the exons ATGATGACCGAGGCTGTGCGGGAGGATGAGCTGCGGCCGGTGCCCCGGGAGAGGGCCATCCTGGAGAGCTTCTTTACGCAGCTGGGCATGTTTTCCTTCGACCGGGCCAAGGACTacgtggagaaggagaaggacacCACCAAAGGGGCCGGGGCCATCTGGACGGCCCTGCTCGCCGCCCTGGCCCACCTGGCCGCCGCGGAGAAGGCGTACTACAATATGACGTTTCTCGGACAAAAGCTGG gcagCCAGTCGTTCTTCAGCCGCAAGGACTCCATCCGCACCACCTACACGTCGCTGCACAACGAGCTGCGCaaggtggtggcggcggtgcgCCCCGTGCAGCAGGGCTCCGCCCCCtgcctggaggagctgctgtcccACCTGTCGGAGCAGCTGTGCCACTTCACGCAGGCGCGCACCGAGATGGCCGACCTGTACGAGAAGATGCACTCGCTGGCCGCGCAGAAGAGCTTCGACTCGGAGGAGCTGCTGACCCCCCTGGAGGCCGTCCTGCAGAAGTACAGCTCCAG gttctACCACCCCATCCTGGGCCGCGTGGAGGAGGGCTTCCAGACGGAGGTGGACGTGGTGACCCAGCTGCTGCGCTGCCAGGCCCAGGTGTCCGAGTGGCGCTTCCTGCCGGCGCTGCTCAGCCTCCACGGCGCCCACTCCAAGCTGGCGGCCTGGGGCCAGCGGCTGCAGCGGCAGAAGGAGACGCGCAAGCACCTGTTCGGCGGGCAGTCGCAGCGCTCGGTCCCGCCGCCGCACCTCTACCTCTGGCTGCAGGGCTTCCAGGCGGCGCTGCTCGCCAAGTTCAGCTTCTACTTCCACGAGGCGCTCGGCCGCCAGGGCACGCCGGCGGACATGCGGGCGCTGACGGCGCGCGCCTCGCCCGACTACCACGGCAAGGTCGCGGCGTTCGTGCGCAAGCACGACGCCAGCAACGTGTCGCTGGTGTTCGACAACCGCGGCTCGGAGAGCTTCCAGGGCCACGGCTACCACCACCCGCACGCGTACCGCGAGGCGCCCAAGGGCGTGGAGCAGTTCCCCGCCGTGGTGTCGCTGCCGGCGGGCGAGCGGCCGCTCACGCACTGGCCCAACGTCATCATGATGATGAGCGACCGCGCCGCCGAGCTCAACGCGCTGGACAAGGCGGTGCACTTCTACGACGACAAGGTGCAGAGCACGTACTACCTGACGCGGCCCGAGCCCCACTTCACCCTGGTGGTGATCTTCGACGGGCGCAAGTCGGAGAAGGAGACGCACATCGCCGCCTTCCTGCAGGAGATCGCGGGGTCGCTGCGCAACTCCAAGCCCTTCGCCACGCTGAAGCCCGGCTCCAAGGGTTGA
- the LOC132455628 gene encoding E3 ubiquitin-protein ligase TRIM39-like isoform X2 has product MASANTCWSEENFSCPICLDVFNNPVTTTCGHNFCRTCITKYWDEQVQYKCPVCNKLFNTRPDLQVNTFLSELAAQFRTTVRVKEQLFVEQAEVPCDFCTGTQLKAVKSCLVCFTSYCQTHLEPHQRVARLQKHRLIEPMDRLEDRMCKKHDRLLELFCQTEQVCVCQFCTEGDHRSHPVVPLKEEYEVKTAQLGKIESEVPQMIQERKQKIEEIKDTVELSSKDADREIAIGGQVFTALIGCVEKCRDEFNQTVQEKLKSTEKQADDLIKELEQEIEDLTNRSSEVKQLSYTEDHLHFLQAFRSLKDPPPTRDWTTVEVRPPSYSGTLRRSLDQLEETLNMEMKKLREAELKSVQQYEVDVTLDPDTASSQLILSEDGKQVHDGGVVKTLLDNPKRFTRKIYVLTRQSFSSGRFYFEVQVKDKTSWYLGVVRESIDRIGRIKGTPETGYWTLYFDNDGLFFRDDPAVRLPLRAELQKVGVFVDYDEGLLSFYDVEARVHIYSATGCTFREPLYPFLCPGLHNGGTNSAPLILSPVNQTD; this is encoded by the coding sequence atggcctctgctaacacttgctggtctgaagagaacttttcatgtcccatctgtctggatgtgttcaacaATCCAGTTACCAccacatgtggacacaacttctgcagaacctgtattacaaagtactgggatgaacaagtccagtacaaatgtcctgtttgcaacaagcttttcaacacaagacctgatctacaggtcaataccttcttatcagagctggctgctcagtttagaacaaccgtacgagtaaaagagcagcTTTTTGTTGAACaagcagaagttccctgtgacttctgtactgggacccagctgaaggccgtgaagtcctgcctagtgtgttttacctcttactgccaaacccacctggagccacatcagagagtcgctcgcctgcagaaacatcggctgatcgagcctatggaccgtctggaagacaggatgtgtaagaaacacgacagacttctggagctcttctgccagactgaacaggtgtgtgtgtgtcagttctgcacagAGGGTGACCACaggtcccatcctgttgtacctctaaaggaggagtatgaagtgaagacggcccagctggggaagatagagtCTGAAGTTCcgcagatgatccaggagagaaaacaaaagattgaggagatcaaagacacagtggaactgagcagcaaagatgcagacagagagatagccatTGGTGGCCAGGTCTTCactgctctgataggctgtgttgaaaagtgccgggatgaattcaaccaaactgttcaagagaaactgaaatccacagagaaacaagctgatgacctcatcaaagagctggagcaggaaatagaagatctgaccaatagaagctcagaggtgaagcagctctcatacaccgaagaccacctccacttcctccaggccttcagatccctgaaggatcctccacccaccagggactggacgacCGTGGAGGTCCGACCTCCGTCATACtcagggaccttgaggagatccctggatcagctggaggagacactgaacatggagatgaagaagctgcgtgaagctgaactgaagagtgtccagcagtatgaagtagatgtgactctggatcctgatacagcttcTTCCcagctcatcctgtctgaggacgggaaacaagtacatgatggaggtgtagtGAAGACACTCCTAGACAACCCTAAAAGATTTACAAGGAAGATATATGTTCtaacgaggcagagcttctcctcagggagattttactttgaggtccaggttaaagacaagaccTCATGGTATTTAGGAGTGGTCAGAGAGTCCATCGACAGAATCGGCAGGATCAAAGGGACCCCTGAGACGGGTTACTGGACGCTTTACTTTGACAATGATGGGTTGTTTTTTAGAGATGACCctgctgtccgtctccctctgagagctgagctccagaaggtgggggtgtttgttgattatgatgagggtctgctctccttctatgatgtggaggccagggttcatatctactctgctactggctgcaccttcagggagcctctctatccattccTCTGCCCAGGTTTACATAATGGTGGTacaaactctgcccccctgatcctctcacctgtcaatcaaacagactag